A genome region from Candidatus Manganitrophus noduliformans includes the following:
- a CDS encoding sulfite oxidase-like oxidoreductase, with product MEPDDRLIAKKEGWARTGRGLTGEIQKDERPRLPPGQKLNKSFPVLDLGILPEVDADDWELSVKGETENPLVWNWDRFSALATDRIVTDFHCVTTWSIFDAHWEGLFFRKLIEQVRPAPEAKFVYFTSYDGYTTNLPLSVCADEDVLLARAWNGRPLSREHGGPVRMVVPKRYAWKSAKWIKEIHFMKNDRLGFWEMRGYSNTADPWTEDRYAQ from the coding sequence TTGGAGCCGGATGATCGGCTGATTGCCAAAAAAGAAGGGTGGGCCCGGACCGGACGGGGCCTGACGGGAGAGATCCAAAAGGACGAACGGCCGCGCCTTCCTCCCGGACAGAAGCTCAACAAAAGCTTTCCCGTGTTGGATCTCGGCATCCTTCCCGAGGTCGATGCCGACGATTGGGAGCTATCGGTCAAAGGGGAGACCGAAAACCCGCTTGTCTGGAATTGGGACCGGTTCAGCGCGCTGGCGACCGACCGGATCGTCACCGACTTCCATTGCGTGACGACCTGGAGCATCTTCGATGCGCATTGGGAGGGGCTCTTCTTCAGGAAGCTGATTGAACAGGTCCGGCCCGCCCCGGAAGCGAAATTCGTTTACTTCACCTCCTACGACGGCTATACCACCAACCTCCCCCTCTCGGTCTGCGCCGACGAAGATGTCTTGCTCGCCCGCGCGTGGAACGGCCGGCCCCTTTCGAGGGAGCACGGCGGCCCGGTCCGGATGGTCGTCCCGAAACGGTATGCCTGGAAGAGCGCCAAGTGGATCAAAGAGATCCACTTCATGAAAAACGACCGGCTCGGCTTCTGGGAAATGCGCGGCTATTCCAACACCGCCGACCCCTGGACGGAAGACCGCTACGCGCAATAG
- a CDS encoding MogA/MoaB family molybdenum cofactor biosynthesis protein codes for MALTVGILSIKERGIVPGEDRVTNELSKMIMEAGGEIVVKEVITSEEEKVRDKLIEWSDRIMPDVILTAGGSGLGKQDRTPDATRAAMDREVPGIAEIMRTEVFQKKTKKAIISRATAAIRKDTLIINLPGSAGPARENLEVILGTLQHLVDMVHPRRP; via the coding sequence ATGGCGCTGACGGTCGGCATTTTATCGATTAAAGAACGAGGGATCGTGCCGGGCGAGGACCGGGTCACCAACGAGCTTTCGAAGATGATCATGGAAGCCGGCGGAGAGATCGTCGTGAAAGAGGTGATCACCAGCGAGGAAGAGAAAGTCCGGGACAAGCTGATCGAATGGAGCGACCGGATCATGCCCGACGTCATCCTCACCGCCGGCGGCTCCGGCCTCGGCAAACAAGACCGGACCCCCGACGCCACCCGCGCCGCGATGGACCGGGAAGTGCCGGGGATCGCCGAGATCATGCGGACCGAAGTTTTTCAAAAAAAAACCAAGAAAGCGATCATCTCCCGGGCCACGGCCGCGATCCGGAAAGACACCCTGATCATCAACCTTCCCGGCAGCGCCGGCCCCGCTCGGGAAAACCTGGAGGTCATTCTCGGGACCCTCCAACACCTGGTGGACATGGTCCATCCGAGAAGACCATAA
- a CDS encoding molybdopterin molybdotransferase MoeA, producing the protein MMSQKDDPVQAALESFLAVVPQGVSGAEKVPLSSARGRILAADVTAGVDDPPYSRSIMEGYVLVASEAAAASAERPVTLQVVGEIPVGAGEAKGLGPGTAMRVTTGSFIPAGDFAVVKQWDVTQEGDRIRLTRPLAQNENIETQGCDRKKGSLLFAKGRRITPADIFLLAGQGILEVSVAKRPRVAIFSSGNEVIPPTEPFRVGAIWDCNSFGLSALVEEAGGAPLFKGIIQDDFDLFAKRLKEALAEAEMVVISGGTAIGGRDFTVDLVNAAGAPGAVVKGVPMRSGKPLVLGAAGSKPIVCVAGHPPEAARGFNLFGRPALGRLLGETVEAPGQK; encoded by the coding sequence ATGATGAGTCAAAAAGACGATCCGGTTCAAGCGGCCCTGGAGAGCTTTCTGGCGGTGGTCCCGCAAGGGGTCTCGGGGGCGGAGAAGGTCCCCCTTTCATCGGCGCGCGGGCGTATCCTCGCGGCCGATGTGACGGCGGGCGTCGACGATCCCCCCTATTCCCGCTCGATCATGGAGGGATATGTTCTGGTTGCGTCGGAGGCGGCCGCCGCCTCTGCTGAGCGGCCCGTCACGCTCCAGGTCGTCGGGGAGATTCCGGTCGGGGCCGGAGAGGCGAAGGGACTGGGACCCGGCACGGCGATGCGGGTGACGACCGGCAGCTTCATCCCCGCCGGCGACTTCGCCGTCGTCAAACAGTGGGACGTGACCCAGGAGGGGGACCGGATCCGGCTGACCCGGCCGCTTGCGCAGAATGAAAACATCGAGACGCAAGGGTGCGACCGGAAGAAGGGGAGTCTTCTCTTTGCAAAGGGGCGCCGGATCACGCCGGCCGACATTTTTCTCCTCGCCGGCCAGGGGATTTTGGAAGTGAGCGTGGCGAAGCGGCCGCGCGTGGCGATTTTCTCGTCGGGGAATGAAGTGATTCCGCCGACCGAGCCGTTTCGGGTCGGCGCGATATGGGACTGCAATTCGTTCGGCCTCTCGGCCCTGGTTGAAGAGGCGGGGGGAGCCCCCCTTTTCAAAGGGATCATTCAAGACGATTTCGATCTCTTCGCAAAGCGGCTCAAGGAGGCCCTTGCGGAGGCCGAGATGGTGGTGATCTCCGGGGGAACGGCGATCGGCGGGAGAGATTTCACCGTCGATCTCGTCAATGCGGCGGGGGCGCCCGGCGCGGTGGTGAAGGGGGTCCCGATGCGTTCCGGAAAGCCGCTCGTGCTGGGGGCGGCGGGATCGAAGCCGATCGTCTGCGTGGCGGGCCACCCCCCCGAGGCGGCGCGGGGCTTCAACCTCTTCGGCCGGCCGGCTTTGGGGCGCCTCCTCGGTGAGACGGTCGAAGCGCCGGGGCAAAAGTGA
- a CDS encoding rhodanese-like domain-containing protein: MKMWRDLVAEAKREVPLLQVKDVQEKIERGEAFTLIDVREADEFQAGRVPKSRNIPRGILEMEMERHFKDATQPVILYCAAGGRSAVAAQVLKKMGYENVSSMEGGFEVWRRLGLPVER, from the coding sequence ATGAAGATGTGGCGGGATCTGGTGGCGGAAGCGAAGCGGGAGGTGCCGCTTCTCCAGGTAAAAGATGTTCAGGAGAAGATCGAGCGGGGAGAAGCATTCACCCTGATCGATGTCCGGGAGGCGGACGAATTCCAGGCCGGACGGGTCCCGAAGAGCCGGAACATCCCCCGCGGGATCTTGGAAATGGAGATGGAGCGGCATTTTAAAGATGCGACGCAGCCGGTCATCCTCTACTGCGCGGCGGGCGGGCGAAGCGCCGTCGCGGCGCAGGTCTTAAAGAAGATGGGCTATGAAAACGTCTCCTCGATGGAGGGGGGCTTCGAGGTGTGGCGGCGGCTCGGCCTTCCGGTGGAGAGGTAG
- a CDS encoding (2Fe-2S) ferredoxin domain-containing protein: MSKYKYHLFICTNRRPVGDSKGCCATKGADDLRSFFKEEIANRGLKGVVRANQAGCLDTCAMGPSVVIYPEGVWYTVKNREDALEVIEKHLLKGEIVERLLMPRSWARG, encoded by the coding sequence ATGTCAAAATATAAGTATCATCTTTTTATCTGCACCAATCGGCGTCCCGTGGGCGATTCGAAAGGATGCTGCGCCACGAAGGGGGCCGACGATCTTCGGTCGTTCTTCAAGGAAGAGATCGCGAACCGGGGATTGAAGGGAGTTGTCCGCGCCAACCAGGCCGGCTGCCTCGATACCTGCGCGATGGGACCGTCGGTCGTGATCTACCCGGAAGGGGTTTGGTACACCGTGAAAAACCGGGAAGACGCCTTGGAAGTGATCGAAAAACATCTCCTCAAGGGAGAGATCGTCGAGCGGCTGCTGATGCCCCGATCGTGGGCAAGGGGGTGA
- the mtaB gene encoding tRNA (N(6)-L-threonylcarbamoyladenosine(37)-C(2))-methylthiotransferase MtaB, whose amino-acid sequence MKDGLLQIFSPGKPTISFHTLGCRLNQSESASLGAGFYSAGYRVVDEKSEADLAVINTCSVTEQAEAKCRNLIRKILKQNPKTFIAVTGCYAQVGTEALRKMPGIDLIAGTEFKMDLPRLVEDVLDGRPPAKRPAPMVFHTPKIGRNDFTIESYAAFDQATRPNIKIQDGCDFFCSFCIIPTTRGRERSRKLDDILLETSIWVARGHREIVLTGVNLGEYRSEGEDLADLIEALETIDGLHRIRISSIEPTTVSDRILDQMARGGKLCPYLHLPLQSGSDAVLSAMGRRYTRREYIDFVREATARVPNLGLGTDVMVGFPGEGEKEFAETLALIDSLPFSYLHVFPFSKRKGTRVTKMDLAPVPSKVIKERSRMLCDLSRQRRKAFYAGAIGENVEVLFETRNEAGLFCGLTPNYIRVGVESGRDLSGRLGSVRIEAVTGGLAVGKLIEEVR is encoded by the coding sequence TTGAAAGATGGACTTCTCCAGATCTTTTCACCGGGTAAACCGACCATCTCCTTCCATACCCTCGGCTGCCGGCTGAATCAATCCGAGAGCGCTTCGCTCGGCGCCGGATTTTATTCGGCCGGTTATCGCGTCGTCGATGAAAAGAGCGAAGCCGATCTCGCCGTGATCAACACCTGTTCCGTCACCGAGCAGGCCGAAGCGAAGTGCCGCAACCTGATCCGGAAGATCCTCAAGCAAAACCCGAAGACCTTCATCGCCGTGACCGGCTGTTACGCCCAGGTCGGAACCGAAGCCCTCCGGAAAATGCCGGGGATCGATCTGATCGCCGGGACCGAATTCAAGATGGACCTGCCGAGGCTGGTCGAGGATGTCCTCGACGGGAGGCCGCCGGCGAAGCGGCCGGCGCCGATGGTTTTCCATACCCCGAAGATCGGCCGGAACGATTTTACGATCGAAAGCTACGCCGCCTTCGACCAGGCGACCCGGCCGAACATCAAGATCCAGGACGGCTGCGATTTCTTCTGCTCCTTCTGCATCATCCCGACGACGCGGGGACGGGAGCGAAGCCGGAAGCTCGACGATATTTTGCTCGAAACCTCGATCTGGGTGGCGCGCGGCCATCGGGAGATCGTTCTCACCGGGGTGAACCTCGGCGAATATCGATCGGAAGGGGAGGATCTGGCCGATCTGATCGAGGCGCTGGAGACGATTGACGGACTTCATCGGATCCGGATCTCATCGATCGAGCCGACGACCGTCTCCGACCGGATTCTCGATCAAATGGCGCGGGGGGGGAAGCTCTGTCCCTATCTTCATCTCCCGCTCCAGAGCGGGAGCGACGCCGTCCTCTCGGCGATGGGGCGGCGATATACGCGGCGGGAGTATATCGATTTCGTTCGGGAGGCGACGGCGCGGGTTCCGAATCTGGGACTGGGGACCGATGTGATGGTCGGATTTCCGGGGGAAGGGGAGAAGGAATTCGCCGAGACCCTTGCCCTGATTGATTCGCTTCCTTTTTCCTACCTCCATGTCTTCCCTTTTTCGAAGCGGAAGGGGACCCGGGTGACCAAAATGGATCTCGCGCCGGTGCCGTCGAAGGTGATCAAGGAGCGCTCCCGGATGTTGTGTGATCTCTCCCGGCAGCGGCGGAAGGCGTTTTACGCGGGCGCGATCGGCGAGAACGTCGAGGTCCTCTTCGAGACGCGCAATGAAGCGGGGCTCTTTTGCGGTCTCACCCCGAATTACATCCGCGTCGGGGTGGAGAGCGGCCGGGATCTCTCCGGCCGGCTCGGCTCGGTCCGGATCGAAGCGGTGACCGGCGGGCTGGCGGTCGGGAAGCTGATTGAGGAAGTCCGATGA
- the miaB gene encoding tRNA (N6-isopentenyl adenosine(37)-C2)-methylthiotransferase MiaB, with protein MKVYLETYGCQMNEYDSELIRSILAPHGHEMTAAVEEAEVVLINTCAIRENAHRKIYGRLDMLRPLKKEKKRFVVGVLGCMAQNLKEELFDHPVVSLIVGPDSYRSLPKLIDEVIGTDRQEIEAYLSEYETYGDIAPTRVEGVNAWVAIMRGCDNFCTFCVVPYTRGRERSRSIENILSEVRSLAQKGYRQVTLLGQNVNSYRDEGKRFADLILKVADVPGIERVRFTSPHPKDFPKPLLEAIASHPRICKHIHLPLQAGSDRILDLMARTYTRKEYLRLVEEIRRTIPEIALTTDIIVGFPTETEEDFQETAGLFKDGQFDSAYIFKYSERKGTIASRKYPDDVPPEVKTDRIVRLIDLQRAISLQKNREKIGRTLTVLIDGEADGPGKGAATSKRPGHQMGKTEGNTTVVFPRTPFGPGTMVSVRIHDVSSSTLYGRPVER; from the coding sequence ATGAAAGTGTATCTCGAAACCTACGGCTGCCAGATGAACGAATACGATTCGGAGCTGATCCGGTCGATCCTGGCGCCGCACGGCCATGAGATGACGGCGGCGGTCGAAGAGGCGGAGGTGGTCCTGATCAATACCTGCGCCATCCGCGAGAATGCCCATCGAAAAATTTATGGCCGGCTCGACATGCTTCGTCCGCTCAAGAAGGAGAAAAAGCGTTTTGTCGTCGGCGTCCTCGGCTGCATGGCGCAGAACCTGAAAGAAGAGCTCTTCGATCATCCGGTGGTCAGCCTCATCGTCGGCCCCGACAGCTATCGATCGCTCCCGAAGCTGATCGACGAGGTGATCGGGACCGACCGGCAAGAGATCGAGGCTTATTTATCGGAGTATGAGACCTACGGCGACATCGCCCCGACCCGGGTCGAAGGGGTCAACGCCTGGGTGGCGATCATGCGGGGCTGCGACAACTTCTGCACCTTCTGCGTCGTCCCCTACACCCGCGGCCGGGAGCGGAGCCGATCGATCGAGAACATTTTGAGCGAGGTCCGATCGCTGGCGCAGAAGGGGTATCGTCAGGTCACCCTCCTCGGACAGAACGTCAATTCCTACCGGGATGAAGGGAAACGCTTTGCCGATCTGATTCTCAAAGTGGCCGACGTTCCGGGAATCGAGCGGGTCCGGTTCACCTCGCCCCACCCAAAAGACTTTCCGAAGCCGCTGTTGGAGGCGATCGCGTCGCACCCTCGCATCTGCAAGCATATTCATCTTCCGCTTCAGGCGGGGAGCGATCGCATCCTCGATTTGATGGCCCGGACCTATACCCGGAAAGAGTACCTCCGATTGGTGGAGGAGATCCGGCGGACGATCCCCGAAATTGCGCTGACGACCGACATCATCGTCGGCTTTCCCACCGAGACGGAGGAAGATTTTCAAGAGACGGCCGGCCTGTTTAAAGACGGCCAATTCGACAGCGCCTACATCTTCAAATATTCCGAGCGGAAAGGGACGATCGCGTCGCGGAAATATCCCGACGATGTCCCCCCCGAGGTGAAGACCGATCGGATCGTCCGGCTGATCGATTTGCAGCGGGCGATCTCGCTTCAGAAAAACCGGGAGAAAATCGGCCGGACCCTGACGGTCCTGATCGACGGCGAGGCCGATGGCCCAGGAAAAGGGGCGGCCACCAGCAAACGGCCCGGCCACCAGATGGGGAAGACGGAAGGGAACACCACCGTCGTCTTTCCGAGAACCCCCTTCGGACCGGGAACGATGGTCTCCGTGCGGATCCATGATGTCTCTTCGAGTACCCTCTATGGCCGTCCCGTCGAACGATAA
- a CDS encoding alpha/beta hydrolase, with amino-acid sequence MAVPSNDKTDSVGRIVCKGGTILRDGMTLSFSAVIPDPIEMVLVIVHGLSEHRGRYQRLQLDLAKEGFASYAYDQRGFGESDGSRTHMESYTDMLLDLKRVLDFVRETHPDRKVVILGHSFGGAVSAAFCIDYPNAADGLVLSAPAYDVPALPFRLRFIGVLLNRLLPTRPVRYPSVPDWLSHDPAIGVAFRNDPLVQRAGTPRFYVEFGKMNDHLHQNAWKIVLPTLLLQGSQDRIVFPSGARALFERIGSAKKKILWYEGFYHEVFNEIGRERVIADVVGWLKETVR; translated from the coding sequence ATGGCCGTCCCGTCGAACGATAAGACCGACTCGGTCGGTCGGATCGTTTGCAAGGGGGGGACGATCCTCCGCGACGGGATGACCCTTTCCTTTTCCGCCGTGATTCCCGATCCGATCGAAATGGTTCTCGTCATCGTCCACGGTCTGAGCGAACATCGCGGGAGGTACCAGCGCCTTCAACTCGATCTGGCGAAAGAGGGGTTCGCCTCTTATGCTTACGACCAGCGGGGATTCGGAGAGTCGGACGGCTCGCGGACCCACATGGAAAGCTACACCGACATGCTCCTCGATCTGAAGCGCGTTCTGGATTTTGTCCGGGAAACGCATCCCGATCGGAAAGTGGTGATCCTGGGACATAGCTTCGGCGGCGCGGTCTCGGCCGCCTTCTGCATCGATTATCCGAACGCGGCCGACGGACTGGTCTTATCGGCTCCGGCGTATGATGTTCCGGCGCTTCCGTTCCGTCTCCGTTTTATCGGCGTCTTGCTGAATCGTCTTCTTCCGACGCGTCCGGTCCGCTACCCGAGCGTTCCGGATTGGCTCAGCCACGATCCGGCGATCGGGGTCGCCTTTCGGAACGATCCGCTGGTGCAGCGGGCCGGGACCCCCCGATTTTATGTCGAGTTCGGAAAGATGAACGACCATCTCCATCAAAATGCCTGGAAGATCGTCCTGCCGACCCTCCTCTTGCAGGGAAGCCAGGACCGGATCGTCTTTCCGTCGGGGGCGCGCGCCTTGTTTGAGCGGATCGGCTCCGCGAAAAAAAAGATCCTCTGGTATGAGGGGTTTTATCATGAAGTTTTCAACGAGATCGGCCGGGAACGGGTGATTGCCGACGTCGTTGGTTGGTTAAAGGAAACGGTGCGATGA